The Geovibrio ferrireducens nucleotide sequence TTTACGAACAAACAAATATAAAAACTCTGGACGACAGGCGGACAATAGAGGAGGAACTCCTCCAGACTGCGCCGGATGTGGACAGGCAGAGAGCCAGAAATATCGCCGGGATAATGATGTTTGAAGGGGACTCGGCGCTTAAGAAGATAGGCGTTCTTTCCGGCGGCGAGAAAAGCAGGGTGATGCTCGGCAAGCTCCTTGCCCAGCATCTTAACTTCCTCATGCTGGATGAACCTACGAACCACCTTGACATGCAGTCCTGCGACTCGCTCCTTGAGGCTCTGGACGACTTTCCGGGAACTCTGCTGCTTATCACCCACAATGAGATGTTTCTCCACGCTCTGGCGGACAGGCTTATAGTCTTCAAAAATAACAGCATAAGCGTTTTTGACGGCACATACGCCGAATTTCTTGAGAAAGAGGGCTGGGACGAAGAGGAGGAAACCACAAAACCGAAAAAGAAAGTCACTTCTCAGGGCAAGCTGACAAAAAAAGAGCTGAGAAAGCGCCGCTCCGATCTCCTGAGCGAGAAGAGCAGGGTTGTTGCTCCGCTTGAAAAAAGAGTCCGTGACACTGAAACAGCCATAGAAACCGCCGAGAAAAGAATGGCGGATATAAACAGCCTCCTCGTAGCCGCTTCCGAGAGCGGCGACACCGCCAAAATAAGCTCACTCTCAAAGGAGCTTAACGAATGGGAATCGGAAATAGAGAAGCTTTTTACTCAACTTGAAAAATCCACAGAGGATTTCGAGTTTGAATCAGCAAAATACGAAACGCTTTTAAAAGAACTTGGGGATGATGACAGCGATAGTTAAATTAGGCGGGTTATTCCAACCCGCTTATGTTTTTGATAAAAAAACTGAGACTACCACTCTTCCTGCGGAAGCTCGTAGTGACCCTGGCTTACAGTCTTTGCGAGGAACAACGTGACGAAGCAATCTCACTCCAACCCGCTTAAATACTCCCAATGCTCCATTTTTTCGAGGAGCTCGGTTTCAGCGGCATCTATCTTCTGTTGCAGTTCCGCAAGGCGGGAGTAGTCGCTTCCGCCTTTTCCAAGCTCCGCCGTCATGTCCGCCAGTTCACCTTCAAGGCGGCTTATTTCTGCCTCTATGCCTTCGTATTCCTTCTTTTCGGCGTAAGTGAGCTTACGCTTCTTCTCCTGCGCAGGTTTTGGGGCTTCCTTCTTCTCTGCGGGCTTATCTTTTACCTTGGTTCTGGATTCCAGCCAGTTGGAATAACTGCCGGGAAAATGCTCAAACACTCCGTCACCCTTGAAGATAAACATAGTGTCGCAGACTCTGTCCATGAAGTATCTGTCGTGGGAAACCACAACGGCACAGCCGCCGAAGTCCTCAAGGAAATCCTCAAGCACGCTTAGGGTCTGTATATCAAGGTCGTTGGTAGGTTCATCCAGAATGATAAAGTTAGGGTTTTTGATAAGCTCGTTCACAAGATGCAGCCTTCGTTTTTCACCGCCTGAAAGCTTGCTGATCGGGCGGTAGTGGCTGTCTTTCGGGAAAAGGAAACGCTCAAGCATCAGTGTGGCGGACAGGGTCAGTCCGTTGTCAAGTTTGATATTTTTCGCTGTTTCCTCAATGTACTGAATAACCTTCATCTCAGGGTCAAGCTCTTTGCTGTGCTGGTCGAACACTCCGAAAAATGTGTTTACCCCTATGTCCGCAACTCCGCTGTCCGGTGCTTCCTCTCCTGTGAGGATGCGCAGGAAGGTTGATTTCCCGCTTCCGTTTGCCCCTGCGATCCCCAGCTTTTCTCCTTTTTTGAAGGAGTAGCTGAAATCACGGAACAGAACCTTATCCCCGTAAGCTTTGGAAACATCTTTGAGGTCAAGTATTTTGCCGCCAAGTCTCCGTCCGAGGGTTTTGAGTTCAAGCTCCTTTTCCGTTTTACGGACAATGCTGTCCTGAA carries:
- the abc-f gene encoding ribosomal protection-like ABC-F family protein, which encodes MNLLSIEKLKKNYGDRTIFENVTFGLNEGDKAAIIGINGSGKSTLLKIIAGIEEADGGNIAINKSCSINYLSQLPDVLPHVSVIDYIFKSDTPTMRLIKRYEQLCHTDSPELHKLMAELDAKNAWGYEYSVKSVLGELGIHDYNMKMGELSGGMAKKVSLAQALIDEGSLLILDEPTNHLDIDTVEWLQNHLETTKKTVLLVTHDRYFLDNVCNVIFEIDEGRFTRYDGNYSFYLEKKAEAEAHEQRRQDRLTNILRNELVWLRRSPKARTTKQKARIDRAAVIQDSIVRKTEKELELKTLGRRLGGKILDLKDVSKAYGDKVLFRDFSYSFKKGEKLGIAGANGSGKSTFLRILTGEEAPDSGVADIGVNTFFGVFDQHSKELDPEMKVIQYIEETAKNIKLDNGLTLSATLMLERFLFPKDSHYRPISKLSGGEKRRLHLVNELIKNPNFIILDEPTNDLDIQTLSVLEDFLEDFGGCAVVVSHDRYFMDRVCDTMFIFKGDGVFEHFPGSYSNWLESRTKVKDKPAEKKEAPKPAQEKKRKLTYAEKKEYEGIEAEISRLEGELADMTAELGKGGSDYSRLAELQQKIDAAETELLEKMEHWEYLSGLE